Below is a genomic region from Miniphocaeibacter halophilus.
ATTTATTCCGTTAATTTCAATATCTCCTAAAACCATATCCGATTCCGATACATTTTGAGGAAGTACAGTTTTGTAGAGAGCGTATTCAACGGGGTTTTTTACAATAGAAGCTAAGGCAGCACATTCAGCTGTTGTTAGGTCCTCAACATTTTTAGAAAAATATGTTTTACTAGCAGCCTGAACGCCATATGCATTTTGTCCTAGAAAAACAGCATTCATGTATTTTTCCAGTACACCTTCCCTTCCCAAACCCTCAGTTAATTTTAATGCTAAGTAAGCTTCTTGAATTTTCCAATCAAGTCTTCTTTTGGACCCTGGATGGATATTTCGTGCAAGTTGCTGTGCAATTGTTGAAGCACCTCTCATAGAAGAGGAAAAGATATTATCTTTAATAGCACTTAATATTCCTATAGGGTCAACGCCATCGTGGTTATAGAATCTTCTATCTTCAATAGCGATAAAAGCATTAACTAAGTCTTTAGGTATTTTTTCAAATTCAATTAACTCCCTAAACTCTGTAGTTTGTATTTTCTCTATTTCGTTTCCTTCAGAGTCTAAAATTACAGATGTTTGGTTTAAACTATCATCTATATCACTTATATTTATAGTAGGGGTTTTTTCTAATACACCTACTATTGATACGCCTAAAGCTCCAGCAGCAAGGGTAAATATCACTAATATTGCAATAATAATTAACTTAATGAGCTTAGAGACGGATTCAGTAAATTTATTTTTCATTATTACCTCCAAGTTTATATCTTAATTATTATATCATAGGTATAAATATTTGTTAATTTACACATAGTAAATTAGTAATGATATTACAAAACTGATATAATTACTTGGTGGAGTAAAAATATGAAAGAAAAAATAATAGCTGTAACAGTAAAGTTACCAAATACAAAAATCGATTATAATAATAGAATAAATGAATTAAAAAACTTGATTATAGCAAATAAGGGAGAAGTTGTTTCGGAAGTAGTTAGTTCGAGAAAATTCATCGATAGCTCATTATATATAGGGAAGGGAAAAGCTGAAGAAATAAAATTTTTAGCTGAAGAACTAGAGGCCGATACTATTGTATTCAATAATGATTTAAGTGGCTCCCAATTAAAAAATCTAAGTGACTTAATCGATAAGAAGATAATTGATAGAACTAGTTTAATTTTAGATATTTTTGCAAATAGAACTAGAAGTAAAGAATCTAAGCTACAGGTCCAATTAGCACAAATGGAATATATGTTACCTAGATTAGTAGGCTTTAGGAAAAATCTGTCAAAAGCAAGTGCAGGAATTGGAACAAGAGGACTAGGAGAGCAAAAACTAGAACTAGATAGAAGAAAAATATCTAAAGAAATAAATAGAATAAAGAAGAAGCTTGAAAAAATAGAATCTACTAGAATTATAAATAGTAAAAATAGGGTTGATTCTAAAATACCTATTGTATCTTTAGTAGGTTATACAAACGCAGGAAAATCTACAATTGGAAATGAATTAACCAACTTTTATAAAAAAGAACAGTCTGAGGTATTTGCAAAGAAAAATATGTTGTTTATGACTCTTGATACAACAACTAGAAAAGGTGTATTACCTAGTGGATTAGAATTCTTAATTGCTGATACTGTAGGGTTTATAGAGGATATTCCAACTAATTTAATTGAAGCTTTCAAAAGTACATTAGAAGAAATAAAATACTCTGATTGTATTTTAAATATAATAGATTCTTCTAGTGAAAACATAGAGGAACAAATAGAAACAACTTATGAAATTCTAAATAGTTTGGAAATTTTGGATATACCTATTATTAATGTATTTAATAAAACAGATATAAAAAAAGAAATGGTTTATAACAAGGACATTCTATTGGATAATAATATCTATATTTCTGCCTATAATAAAAATGATATAGAAATATTATTACATGAAATAGAAAAGACTTTAGAATATAAATATGTGAATATTAATATGGATCTGTCTTATGATAGAAAGAATCAGAACATAGTTAGAGAATTGAAAGATAAGGGATATAATCTATTTGTTGATTATGGTGAATATATTAATATTAAAGCAAAGGTATTAAAATCGGAAAAAGAGTTGTTTTTAAAATATTTTAAGGAGTAATATGAGTTATAAAACTATATATAAAGAGGAAACTATAGAAATAGAAATTAAAAAATCAAGATTTATAGGATATGCTTCGCCTGTTAGTAGTGAAGAGGAAGCAATGGATTTTATTGAAAAGATTAAAAAGAAAAATCCAGGAGCAAGACATAATTGTTATGCATATATTATAGGTGAGAAAATGATTACTCAGCGCTACTCAGATGACGGTGAACCTAGTGGTACAGCGGGTATTCCTATACTAGAAATATTAAAGAAAAAGCACTTAACAGATATTTGTGTTGTAGTCACAAGATATTTTGGAGGAATATTATTGGGAGCCGGAGGATTAATTAGGGCCTATTCCTCTGCTTGTAATGAAGTTACAAACAAAGCGGTAATAGTTGAAAAACAAGAATTTTCTGAAATTAGTATAGAAGTGGATTATAATAGCTACGGCAGACTTTTAAACTATATAGAAGAAAACGAATTTTATATATTGGATAAAATTTTTGAAACTGAGGTTATTATAAAGCTTTATATAAAATCGGAAGTCGTTGAAAAATTTAAAAAAGATATTTTAGATTTGACAAGTGGCAATGTAAAAATAATAATAGATAATGTATTATTATTAACTACAAAAAATAATAAATTATATATTGAGGGATAAAATGAACTGTGAAAAACTAGAAAAAGATTTAATAAGTTGGTTAAAGGAATATTCAAAAAAAGCTAATACAAAGGGACTGGTTTACGGATTAAGTGGTGGACTAGATTCAGCAGTTGTAGCTGTAATTGGTAAAAAAGCTTTTAATAATAATTCCTTAGGAATTATTATGCCTATAAATAGTTTAAAATTCGATATGGAAGATGCAATTTTACTAGCAAAAGCATTTGATATTAATTATATAACTATAGATTTATCAGAAAGTTATGAAAATCTAATTAGTAAATTTGAAAAGAATAAAAATGAAATGGCTTATGCAAATATAAAACCTAGACTTAGAATGATTACCTTATACTATTATGCTCAAAATAATAATTTCCTTGTTTCAGGAACAACTAATCTTTCAGAATATACTATAGGGTATTCGACAAAGTATGGTGATGCAGGAGTTGATATTTCACCACTACTCGACTTAACTAAAACAGAGGTTTTAGAATTTGCCAAATATCTTGGAGTTCCTAAAAAAATAATAGAAAAAAACCTTCAGCAGGTTTATGGGAAGGACAAAGTGATGAAGATGAATTTGGTTTTACTTATAAGGAATTAGATAATTATATTTTAACTGGAAAAGGCAGTGATGAATTAATAAAAAAAGTTGAACATCTTAAAAGAATAAATCAACATAAAAAACATATGCCGGAAAAATTTGTTTATAGAGGAGAATAGTATGGCTGGACATAATAAATGGAGTAAGATTAAAAACAAAAAAGGAAGTGAAGATGCTAGAAGAGGTAAGGTATTTACTAAACTAGCAAGAGAGATAATAGTTGCAGTAAAAGAAGGTGGATCAGATCCTGAATACAATGCATCTTTAAAAACAGCAATAGAAAAAGCAAAGGCAGAAAACATGCCAAATGATAATATAGATAGAGCTATAAAAAAGGGCTCAGGTTCTAATGAGCAGGACAATTATGAAGAAGTGGTATATGAAGGTTATGGGCCGGCTGGAGTGGCAGTTATAGTAAGTTGCTTAACAGATAATAGAAATAGAACCGCTCCAGAAGTAAGGCATGCTTTTGATAAATACGGTGGTAATTTAGGCCAAACAGGTTCTGTTATGTTTACCTTTGAACGTAAGGGGCTTTTAATAATGGATCAAGGTGACTATGATGAAGAAGAAGTCATGATGACTGCTATTGATGCAGGAGCGGAAGACTTTAGTTCTGAAGATGGCCAATTTGAAATTATTACAGAAATGACAGATTTTTCTACAGTAAGAGATATTCTGTTAAAAGAAGGCTACAAATTTACTACAGCAGAATTAGTATATTTACCTAATAATGAAATAGATGTATCAAATGAAGAAGATATAAAGAATTTAGTAAAGTTAATAGATATTTTGGAAGACAATGATGATGTACAAAATGTTTATCATAATTGGAATATTCCAGATGATTTAGAGGCATAGTATGGAATTTAATTTTGATCCAGTTGCCTTTGAAATATTTGGAATTGAAATAATGTGGTATGCTATTATAATTTGCATAGGATTTATATTAGGAATGGCAGTAGCTACTAAATTAGCAAAATATAATAATATAAATCCGGATACGGTAATAGACATATTATTATATGCTCTTCCAGCAGCAATAGTTGGAGCTAGATTATATTATGTAGCTTTTCAGTGGGATGATTATAAGGATAATCTATGGGAGATACTTAATACACGTAATGGCGGTATGGCAATCTATGGTGGATTAATAGGTGCTTTTCTTGTAGGTGCTATATATTTAAAGAAGAAGAAATTAAGTTTCTTTAAAGTTGTAGATATTTTTATGCCTGCTATAGCCTTAGGTCAGAGTATAGGACGTTGGGGTAATTTTATAAATCAAGAAGCATATGGTGTAGCGACAAATCTTCCATGGGGCATAATAATAAACGGCGAAAAAGTTCATCCTACTTTTCTTTATGAATCATTAGGGGATTTTATAATATTTCTAGTATTATATAAAATATGTAAAGGAAATAGGAAGTTCGAAGGGCAAGTATTTAGTCTGTATTTAATTCTTTATGGAATATTGAGGTTTTTTGTAGAAGGATTAAGAATAGACAGTTTATACATTTTTAACTTTAGGGTTTCTCAAATACTTAGCTTAATTTTAGTAGTAGTGGGAATTATAATTTATATAATAAAAAATAAAAAAATAAATAAAAAAATTTAATTTTTAAAAGACGACTTAGTTCGTCTTTTTTTTGTTGAAATTTAAAGCTTATCTTTAATAATTAAGAAACTCGGCGAACTAATGTTTGCGTTGTTTTATAGTAAAATTTAATGTATCATAATATTAAGTGGTGAAAAGTGGGGAAAAGTGTCAAGAATTTGATTTAAGGTGGTGGGAAATGTTTATTGGTGAATATCAACATAATTTAGATACAAAAGGCCGATTAACTATGCCATCAAAGTTTAGAGACGAGTTAGGAGAAGAATTTTTCATCACAAAAGGAATGGATAACTGTTTATTTGTTTTTCCAGAAGATGAATGGGTTAAGATGGATGAAAAAATAAACGGACTTAAATTATCCAGAAAGGAAACAAGGGGTCTTGCTAGATTGTTTTATGCAGGTGCAATAAGTGTTTCTTTAGATAAAATGGGAAGAGTATTATTGCCACAAACATTAAGAAAATATGCAGGACTAAATAAAGAAGCCATAATAATAGGAGTTTCTTCAAGAGTAGAAATATGGGATAAAGAAGCTTGGGAAACATATAACGATGATGATAATTTAAACTATGACATTTTAACTGAAAAAATGACAGACATAGATTTTTAGAGGTAAATAT
It encodes:
- a CDS encoding YigZ family protein, producing the protein MSYKTIYKEETIEIEIKKSRFIGYASPVSSEEEAMDFIEKIKKKNPGARHNCYAYIIGEKMITQRYSDDGEPSGTAGIPILEILKKKHLTDICVVVTRYFGGILLGAGGLIRAYSSACNEVTNKAVIVEKQEFSEISIEVDYNSYGRLLNYIEENEFYILDKIFETEVIIKLYIKSEVVEKFKKDILDLTSGNVKIIIDNVLLLTTKNNKLYIEG
- the mraZ gene encoding division/cell wall cluster transcriptional repressor MraZ produces the protein MFIGEYQHNLDTKGRLTMPSKFRDELGEEFFITKGMDNCLFVFPEDEWVKMDEKINGLKLSRKETRGLARLFYAGAISVSLDKMGRVLLPQTLRKYAGLNKEAIIIGVSSRVEIWDKEAWETYNDDDNLNYDILTEKMTDIDF
- a CDS encoding YebC/PmpR family DNA-binding transcriptional regulator, coding for MAGHNKWSKIKNKKGSEDARRGKVFTKLAREIIVAVKEGGSDPEYNASLKTAIEKAKAENMPNDNIDRAIKKGSGSNEQDNYEEVVYEGYGPAGVAVIVSCLTDNRNRTAPEVRHAFDKYGGNLGQTGSVMFTFERKGLLIMDQGDYDEEEVMMTAIDAGAEDFSSEDGQFEIITEMTDFSTVRDILLKEGYKFTTAELVYLPNNEIDVSNEEDIKNLVKLIDILEDNDDVQNVYHNWNIPDDLEA
- the lgt gene encoding prolipoprotein diacylglyceryl transferase; protein product: MEFNFDPVAFEIFGIEIMWYAIIICIGFILGMAVATKLAKYNNINPDTVIDILLYALPAAIVGARLYYVAFQWDDYKDNLWEILNTRNGGMAIYGGLIGAFLVGAIYLKKKKLSFFKVVDIFMPAIALGQSIGRWGNFINQEAYGVATNLPWGIIINGEKVHPTFLYESLGDFIIFLVLYKICKGNRKFEGQVFSLYLILYGILRFFVEGLRIDSLYIFNFRVSQILSLILVVVGIIIYIIKNKKINKKI
- the hflX gene encoding GTPase HflX produces the protein MKEKIIAVTVKLPNTKIDYNNRINELKNLIIANKGEVVSEVVSSRKFIDSSLYIGKGKAEEIKFLAEELEADTIVFNNDLSGSQLKNLSDLIDKKIIDRTSLILDIFANRTRSKESKLQVQLAQMEYMLPRLVGFRKNLSKASAGIGTRGLGEQKLELDRRKISKEINRIKKKLEKIESTRIINSKNRVDSKIPIVSLVGYTNAGKSTIGNELTNFYKKEQSEVFAKKNMLFMTLDTTTRKGVLPSGLEFLIADTVGFIEDIPTNLIEAFKSTLEEIKYSDCILNIIDSSSENIEEQIETTYEILNSLEILDIPIINVFNKTDIKKEMVYNKDILLDNNIYISAYNKNDIEILLHEIEKTLEYKYVNINMDLSYDRKNQNIVRELKDKGYNLFVDYGEYINIKAKVLKSEKELFLKYFKE